In a genomic window of Neoarius graeffei isolate fNeoGra1 chromosome 13, fNeoGra1.pri, whole genome shotgun sequence:
- the plxna2 gene encoding plexin-A2 isoform X3: MEGQQDSQRTLQINSCSSLMLPMCVWVLVLTLATTCSGQTFTTFHPEKREWSFNHLTVHQTTGALYIGAVNRVYKLSGNLTLLVSHDTGPEDDNKACYPPLIVQPCSEPLVSTNNVNKLLLIDYSQNRLLACGSLYQGVCKLLRLDDLFILVEPSHKKEHYLSSVNQTGTMYGVIVPSQGKDGTLFIGTAVDGKQDYFPTISSRKLPRDPESSAMLDYELHTDFVSSLIKIPSDTLALVSHFDIYYIYGFASGNFVYFLTVQPETPENGMASSGSSNDLFYISRIVRLCKDDHKFHSYVSLPIGCMRNGVEYRLLQAAYLAKPGRVLATGLNISATDDVLFAVFSKGQKQYHHPPDDSALCVFTIKDINARIKERLQSCYQGEGNLELSWLLGKDVQCTKAPVPIDDSFCGLDINQPLGGSQLVTGYTLYTESRDRMTSVTSYVYNGYCVAFVGTKCGRLKKIRVDGPPYGGVQYETVSIIKDRSPILRDMAFSLDNNYIYVMSERQFSLHST; this comes from the exons ATGGAGGGCCAGCAAGATTCACAAAGGACTTTACAAATAAACTCTTGTAGTTCTCTAATGCTGCCCATGTGTGTCTGGGTGCTGGTGCTAACCCTTGCTACAACATGCAGTGGACAGACTTTTACCACATTTCACCCTGAGAAGCGAGAATGGTCTTTCAATCATCTGACGGTCCATCAGACAACAGGGGCACTTTATATTGGTGCTGTTAACCGTGTCTACAAGCTGTCTGGCAACCTCACTCTCCTGGTCTCCCATGACACTGGCCCAGAAGATGACAACAAGGCCTGCTACCCCCCTCTTATAGTCCAGCCTTGTTCTGAACCACTGGTCTCTACCAACAATGTCAACAAGCTTCTCCTTATTGATTACTCGCAGAACAGGCTGCTGGCTTGTGGGAGCCTCTATCAGGGTGTATGCAAGCTACTTCGGCTGGATGATCTCTTCATACTGGTAGAACCCTCACACAAGAAAGAGCATTATCTCTCTAGTGTCAATCAGACAGGCACTATGTATGGAGTTATTGTGCCTTCGCAGGGCAAAGATGGCACGCTTTTCATTGGCACTGCAGTAGATGGGAAGCAAGACTACTTCCCAACCATCTCAAGCCGCAAACTTCCTCGTGACCCAGAGTCCTCAGCCATGCTCGACTACGAACTGCACACTGATTTTGTCTCATCACTCATTAAGATTCCTTCAGACACCTTAGCACTGGTCTCCCACTTTGACATATACTACATCTATGGCTTTGCCAGTGGCAATTTTGTGTACTTTTTGACTGTACAGCCAGAGACGCCTGAAAATGGCATGGCCTCCAGTGGGTCCTCAAATGATCTCTTCTACATTTCACGCATTGTCCGTCTGTGTAAAGATGACCACAAGTTCCACTCCTATGTCTCACTGCCTATTGGCTGCATGCGCAATGGTGTAGAGTACCGACTCCTGCAGGCAGCCTACTTAGCCAAACCAGGAAGAGTGCTTGCCACCGGACTCAACATCAGTGCCACAGATGATGTCCTCTTTGCCGTCTTTTCTAAAGGCCAGAAACAGTACCACCACCCCCCTGATGATTCAGCCCTTTGCGTCTTCACCATCAAGGACATCAATGCCCGCATTAAGGAGCGCCTGCAGTCCTGCTACCAAGGAGAAGGCAACCTGGAGTTGAGTTGGCTGCTTGGGAAAGATGTGCAGTGCACCAAGGCG CCGGTGCCCATTGATGATTCCTTCTGTGGTCTGGACATTAACCAGCCGCTGGGTGGCTCTCAGCTGGTGACAGGATACACCCTCTACACGGAAAGCAGAGACCGCATGACCTCAGTGACCTCCTATGTGTACAATGGCTACTGTGTGGCTTTTGTTGGCACTAAGTGTGGACGTCTAAAAAAG